A part of Alphaproteobacteria bacterium genomic DNA contains:
- a CDS encoding zinc-finger domain-containing protein, producing the protein MDPVEIVETDKKTVYCDGGGNLGHPRIYLIINPTQGSIDCPYCGKRYILTSRSSSSQS; encoded by the coding sequence ATGGACCCGGTTGAAATTGTTGAAACGGATAAAAAAACTGTTTATTGTGATGGAGGTGGTAATCTTGGCCATCCAAGGATCTATTTAATTATTAATCCTACACAAGGGTCAATTGATTGTCCTTATTGTGGTAAACGGTATATTTTAACATCTAGGTCTTCCTCTTCGCAATCTTAA